In Aegilops tauschii subsp. strangulata cultivar AL8/78 chromosome 3, Aet v6.0, whole genome shotgun sequence, one genomic interval encodes:
- the LOC109741037 gene encoding actin-related protein 2/3 complex subunit 2A → MILLQSPSRFLLQILKDRVVSGDKGVDIDCHTVEFDDVRYHIQFSMRNPKVMVLSVALPLAPPEAILHDGLPLGAIDAIKAAYGAVVQILDPPKDCFDVTMKINLTKLPTDEEQRNVVLTRIASVREVVLGAPLKLLLRHLASKTVAPNVDKLVALVHRPNESFFLAPQADKVTVVYPMRFQDSIDIVLATSFLQEFVEARRTAALNNAPSCMWSPVPPLELKGVNADALDANAGFVTFVVFPRHVEGRKLDKTVWSLLTFHAYVSYHVKCSEGFMHTRMRRRVESLIQALDRAKSDAEKLKKLVHGGSFRRLSMKHEGNSNH, encoded by the exons ATGATACTGCTCCAATCCCCATCCAGGTTCCTACTCCAGATCCTGAAGGATCGCGTCGTCAG CGGCGACAAGGGCGTGGACATCGATTGCCACACGGTGGAATTCGACGATGTGCGGTATCATATCCAG TTTTCAATGAGGAATCCAAAGGTAATGGTGCTATCAGTGGCATTGCCCCTCGCACCTCCTGAGGCTATTCTGCACGACGGGCTTCCTCTTGGTGCCATTGATGCTATAAAGGCGGCATATGGGGCAGTGGTTCAAATTCTTGATCCTCCAAAGGACTGCTTTGATGTCACAATGAAGATAAACTTAACAAAGCTTCCGACAGATGAAG AGCAGCGGAATGTTGTCTTGACACGAATTGCATCTGTGAGAGAGGTTGTGCTGGGTGCACCGCTGAAGCTTCTGCTCAGGCATCTAGCTTCAAAGACAGTGGCTCCTAACGTGGATAAGCTGGTTGCCCTTGTTCACCGTCCTAATGAATCGTTCTTCCTTGCTCCCCAG GCAGACAAAGTTACGGTTGTATACCCAATGAGGTTCCAGGATTCGATTGATATTGTCTTGGCAACTTCGTTTTTGCAG GAATTTGTAGAAGCAAGGCGGACTGCTGCACTTAACAATGCCCCTTCCTGTATGTGGTCTCCAGTACCACCTCTTGAGTTAAAAGGCGTGAATGCTGATGCACTTGATGCAAATGCTGGTTTTGTTACTTTTG TTGTTTTCCCTCGGCATGTTGAGGGTAGAAAGCTAGACAAAACAGTTTGGAGTTTGTTAACCTTTCATGCTTATGTAAGCTACCATGTAAAG TGTTCTGAAGGATTCATGCACACCAGGATGAGGCGTAGAGTTGAGTCTCTGATCCAG GCCTTGGACCGTGCTAAATCCGATGCAGAGAAGCTGAAGAAGTTGGTACATGGCGGGTCTTTTAGGAGACTG AGCATGAAGCACGAAGGCAACTCTAATCACTGA
- the LOC109741039 gene encoding uncharacterized protein yields MSGAQGAHPVGETTPTTYGSVGGGENRTRTDLRSREDQGNIQIEKVQDKVEDAASRKVDDSAFAARKEPGQAGDAGATGTGA; encoded by the coding sequence ATGTCGGGGGCACAGGGGGCGCACCCGGTCGGGGAGACGACGCCGACGACGTACGGGTCGGTGGGCGGCGGGGAGAACCGCACGCGCACGGACCTGAGGTCGCGGGAGGACCAGGGCAACATCCAGATCGAGAAGGTGCAGGACAAGGTGGAGGATGCCGCGTCGCGCAAGGTCGACGACAGCGCCTTCGCTGCCAGGAAGGAGCCGGGCCAGGCCGGCGACGCCGGGGCAACCGGCACCGGCGCGTGA
- the LOC109741042 gene encoding membrane-bound transcription factor site-2 protease homolog codes for MIGGGGGRSRRRGRASATLPSGPSVNRTESSVSCWYCDCKIYVFNDMIFNLGWKHARYTRAWFSLGVYFSLVALVGISLLLLWDSIGALYFRRGSISAWLPNILAPSFSGSIMDTSIIIASTILSIAFHEFGHAIAAASEGVQMEYVAIFMAVLFPGALVALNYDLLENLPLFSMLRIYCAGIWHNVIFCAACVLMALLLPLVLCPLYVSGDGLIVMGVSQSSSLSRSLSVHDVILSVDGLNIRRTDDWMKMLAQGTVEKTSSHEFLGGSQSYGATNSGKGYCVPNSWMDASKNLWQINDKLSCPDELIVFGKFSCNGSAYFPGTDKVSDKKQTEDLYCLIAKDVVKLKKCGNGWRGTEDDDSNCTCLEEECCLVPVLTPGFSWIEISYARPYSLECLQKEGNLSSSHATNDNFGPSPCGGTFVYVGDLSSTASSVKLSPYRPRWAFFLLIADVPYILENCLSCLLHVSAALAAVNCLPVYFLDGDAILETALRYVAWFNRRQQRVIIKVCRFLWTVLSIIMFSRFLYSMTVYYG; via the exons atgatcggcggcggcggcggacgcagCCGGCGGCGCGGGCGCGCGTCGGCCACCCTGCCCTCGGGCCCCTCCGTGAACCGCACTGAGAGCTCCGTCTCCTGCTG GTACTGTGACTGCAAAATTTATGTCTTCAACGACATGATATTCAATTTGGGGTGGAAACATGCTAG ATACACCAGAGCATGGTTTTCCTTAGGAGTTTATTTCTCTCTCGTTGCTTTAGTTGGTATATCTTTG TTGCTATTGTGGGATTCAATTGGTGCATTATATTTTAGACGCGGATCCATTAGCGCCTGGTTACCAAATATACTG GCTCCCAGCTTCAGCGGATCAATAATGGACACCTcaatcatcatagcatcaacaatctTATCTATtgcttttcatgaatttggacATGCTATTGCAGCTGCAAG CGAGGGTGTACAGATGGAATATGTTGCAATATTCATGGCTGTACTTTTTCCTGGGGCATTAGTTGCTCTGAACTATGACCTGCTTGAGAATCTACCCCTCTTTTCAATGCTTCGGATATATTGCGCGGGAATTTGGCATAATGTTATA TTTTGTGCAGCATGCGTGCTGATGGCATTATTACTTCCTTTGGTCCTCTGTCCTCTCTACGTGAGTGGTGATGGCCTTATT GTAATGGGAGTCTCACAATCATCTTCTCTGTCAAGGTCATTGTCTGTTCATGATGTTATCCTGTCTGTGGATGGTCTGAACATAAGAAGAACTGACGATTGGATGAAAATGCTGGCTCAAGGCACTGTAGAGAAAACCAGTAGTCATGAGTTTCTTGGTGGTTCTCAGAGCTATGGTGCTACTAATTCTGGCAAAGGTTATTGTGTCCCCAACTCATGGATGGATGCAAGCAAGAATCTCTGGCAGATAAATGACAAGCTATCTTGCCCAGATGAACTGATAGTGTTTGGGAAATTTTCCTGTAATGGCTCCGCGTATTTTCCTGGGACTGACAAAGTAAGTGACAAGAAACAAACTGAGGACTTGTATTGCTTGATTGCAAAAGACGTAGTTAAACTAAAAAAATGTGGAAATGGATGGCGGGGTACAGAAGATGATGACAGTAACTGTACCTGTTTGGAG GAGGAGTGCTGCTTGGTACCTGTTCTTACCCCTGGGTTTTCATGGATAGAGATCTCCTACGCCAGGCCATATTCTTTGGAGTGTTTACAGAAAGAAGGAAATTTATCGTCATCACATGCTACAAATGATAACTTCGGTCCAAGTCCCTGTGGGGGAACTTTTGTTTATGTTGGTGATCTGTCATCGACAGCAAGTTCTGTTAAGTTATCCCCCTACAGGCCCCGATGGGCATTCTTCCTTCTTATTGCAGATGTTCCCTATATCTTGGAAAATTGTTTAAGCTGTTTGCTTCATGTGTCTGCGGCATTGGCTGCCGTTAACTGCCTACCG GTATACTTTCTAGATGGGGACGCGATTTTGGAGACTGCCTTACGCTACGTTGCTTGGTTTAACCGGAGACAGCAGCGGGTGATTATTAAGGTCTGCCGCTTTCTGTGGACCGTCCTATCCATCATCATGTTCTCAAGGTTCTTATATTCCATGACAGTATATTATGGCTAA
- the LOC109741041 gene encoding uncharacterized protein, whose translation MKYVVVTGGVVSGLGKGVTASSIGAVLKACGLRVTTIKIDPYLNTDAGTMSPFEHGEVYVLDDGGEVDLDLGNYERFLDIKLTRDHNITTGKVYQAVIDKERRGDYLGKTVQVVPHITDEIQDWIERVAIKPVDGKEGPPDVCVIELGGTIGDIESMPFIEALGQFSYRVGPGNFCLVHVSLVPVLNVVGEQKTKPTQHSVRGLRGLGLAPDILACRSTEPLEEHVTTKLSQFCNVPISSIVNLHDVTNIWHIPLLLRDQKAHEAILKVLDLQLVGKVPREPKLAEWTERASKFDKLKTPVKIAMVGKYTGLSDSYLSVLKALLHASVAMERKLVLEWVPSCDLENSAAKETPEAHQKAWKLLKGADGVLVPGGFGDRGVEGKILAATYAREKNVPYLGICLGMQVAVIEFARSVMKLGGANSTEFDPATASPCVIFMPEGSKTQMGATMRLGSRRTHFLANNCKSAKLYGNATSIDERHRHRYEVNPEMVPLLEKAGLSFVGKDESGRRMEIIELPNHVFFIGAQFHPEFKSRPGKPSPLFLGLIAAASGQLDLLLKRSCSVISSKPTPPRYSTNGTGTAVLTIKPYPNGHAKKALTSLVNGCYANGNGIHI comes from the exons ATGAAGTACGTGGTGGTGACCGGCGGCGTGGTGAGCGGGCTCGGCAAGGGCGTCACCGCCAGCAGCATCGGCGCCGTGCTCAAGGCCTGCGGCCTCCGCGTCACCACCATCAAGATCG ATCCATACCTCAACACCGACGCCGGCACAATGTCTCCGTTCGAGCATGGCGAGGTCTACGTTTTGGACGACGGTGGAGAG GTGGACTTGGACCTTGGAAACTACGAACGTTTTCTGGACATCAAATTGACCCGTGACCACAATATAACCACAGGAAAGGTGTATCAG GCTGTCATTGACAAAGAAAGGAGAGGAGACTACTTGGGGAAAACCGTCCAG GTTGTGCCACATATCACTGATGAAATTCAGGATTGGATCGAACGCGTGGCGATCAAGCCGGTCGACGGTAAAGAAGGGCCTCCTGATGTTTGTGTAATAGAACTCGGTGGCACTATAG GGGATATTGAATCAATGCCTTTTATTGAAGCATTAGGTCAATTTTCATACCGTGTCG GACCTGGAAATTTCTGCCTGGTCCATGTCAGCCTTGTTCCGGTACTAAATGTAGTTGGTGAACAG AAAACTAAGCCTACCCAACATAGTGTTCGTGGTCTAAGGGGACTCGGGTTGGCACCTGACATTTTGGCATGCCGCAGTACCGAG CCACTGGAGGAACATGTGACAACCAAGCTCTCACAATTCTGCAATGTGCCA ATCTCAAGTATTGTGAACCTCCATGACGTTACAAACATTTGGCACATCCCCTTGTTGCTAAGG GACCAGAAGGCACATGAAGCCATTCTGAAAGTTTTAGATCTTCAGCT TGTTGGCAAAGTACCTCGAGAACCTAAGTTAGCTGAATGGACCGAAAGAGCCAGCAAGTTTGACAAACTGAAAACTCCG GTTAAGATCGCCATGGTTGGAAAATATACTGGCCTGTCGGATTCTTATCTATCTGTTTTAAAG GCTCTCTTGCACGCATCAGTTGCTATGGAAAGGAAACTTGTACTGGAGTGGGTTCCTTCCTGTGATCTTGAAAATTCTGCAGCCAAAGAG ACCCCTGAAGCCCATCAGAAAGCATGGAAATTACTGAAG GGTGCGGATGGTGTGCTTGTTCCTGGAGGCTTCGGAGATAGAGGAGTTGAGGGCAAAATTCTCGCCGCAACATATGCACGGGAAAAGAATGTTCCTTATCTTGGCATTTGCTTGGGTATGCAAGTCGCTGTGATCGAGTTTGCCCGTTCGGTCATGAAACTAGGTGGCGCAAATAGCACAGAGTTTGACCCGGCCACAGCATCACCCTGTGTCATCTTCATGCCAGAG GGCTCCAAAACCCAAATGGGGGCGACGATGCGCCTTGGATCAAGGAGGACGCATTTCCTAGCCAATAACTGCAAATCCGCAAAGCT GTATGGCAATGCTACCTCCATTGATGAAAGACATCGACACAGATATGAG GTGAACCCTGAAATGGTCCCATTGCTTGAGAAGGCGGGTCTTTCATTTGTTGGCAAGGATGAAAGTGGAAGACGCATGGAG ATCATTGAGCTGCCGAATCATGTGTTCTTCATCGGTGCACAATTCCATCCTGAATTCAAGTCAAGACCAGGAAAGCCATCTCCGCTTTTCTTAG GGTTAATAGCGGCAGCGTCCGGACAACTAGACCTGCTGCTCAAGCGCAGCTGCAGCGTCATCAGTTCGAAACCGACGCCACCCAGATATAGCACCAACGGCACCGGCACCGCGGTCCTGACCATAAAACCTTACCCCAACGGGCACGCAAAGAAGGCACTCACCAGCTTGGTGAACGGATGCTACGCGAATGGCAACGGCATCCACATCTAA